CAACCCGGAATGAACGGTTTATTATGAATTTACAGAGACAAATTACCGTGGCTTTCGCGCTTTCGATCTGCCTGCTCCTCGCCGCGCACGGCGAAGCGGCGGCACAGGATCGGAGGGATTCCGGCTGGTACGTCTCAGGCGGACTCGGTGGTAATTTCGCATACGGCCTGGACCAGTCGGGCTCGAACACGGAGTCCACGTGTTATCCCACCAGCGCCTGCTTCGATATGATTCTGCGGGACATTCCCGGCTACCGGTGGCGTTACGACCCGTCCGCCGACCGGGGTATCGGTTTCGATGCGGCCGTCGGTCGGGTGTTCGACCGCACCCGTATCGAGGTCGCGTACGCGCATCGGAAAAACAAGGTCGATCAGGGCCCGCCCCTGGAGATAACTTACCTCGACGGCAGCTCGGCGGGCGCCAGTTCCTTCCTCGGTCTGGGACTTGTTCAGGCTACCAGCATGAATTTCTTTGAAGACCTCGTGACGAGAACTGTGACCCTGAATGCCTACTACGATCTTCCCTTCGGTCCGAGCAGGATCACGCCTTACGTGGGGGTGGGAACCGGCATTGCGTTCGTAGAACTGACCAGGATCTTCTTTTCAATCGAATACAGCGATCCATCCGGAGAGGGAACGATCTACGATCCCCCGCTGTCCTTCTACAACAGCAAGCAGGATACCAGGTTATCCGATACGGTATTCGCGGGGCATGTGTACGCGGGCGCCGACTACGGCT
This DNA window, taken from Gemmatimonadota bacterium, encodes the following:
- a CDS encoding outer membrane beta-barrel protein — encoded protein: MKTTRNERFIMNLQRQITVAFALSICLLLAAHGEAAAQDRRDSGWYVSGGLGGNFAYGLDQSGSNTESTCYPTSACFDMILRDIPGYRWRYDPSADRGIGFDAAVGRVFDRTRIEVAYAHRKNKVDQGPPLEITYLDGSSAGASSFLGLGLVQATSMNFFEDLVTRTVTLNAYYDLPFGPSRITPYVGVGTGIAFVELTRIFFSIEYSDPSGEGTIYDPPLSFYNSKQDTRLSDTVFAGHVYAGADYGLNDRAAVGLKAAYSRVDDVEHIGTYEYHPHFDTDPSLTNKNTFSATNHWSLTLNVRFLFGN